TTGATGATGCTGTCCTTCCCGGCGGCGTCCATGCCCTGAAGGACCATCAGCACGGAGCGGGTGTTGTCCGCCCACAGCAGCTCCTGGGCGGCCTTGAGGTCCTCGGTATTGCGGGCCAGCGCGGCGTTGGCTAGGTCCTTCACCGCCTCCTTGCCCATACCCCTGAGATCGTTGTTCTGGTCCCAGCTGGCGTTGTAGTCCTTCAGCTTGACCTTCTTCCCCGGAGGGACCTTCATCCGGTTGTATATCTCGTCCCTAACCGCCTTGACGGCCTTCTCGTCCATCCGCTCACCCCCGTCCCGCCGATAATGTCCGCATGTGGATGCGTTCCGGCCATTTAATATCAAATGCTTCCTCGGCGCCGCCGGGAACGGGGGAAACATCATATTGCGCTATGCGCTTGGCAGCCTGCCGCGCCCCCTCGGCGTGGACCGTGACCATGCGCTCTGCCATCATCGTCGTCAAGATACCTGACAACATATTCTGCAGCGTCCCCCCGTCCAGCGGCCTGTCCTTCAAGGTGCTGCGCTGCGTGCCCAGGGGGCCCTCGGGAGGCTACAGCCTGGTCAAGATCGGGGCGCCCCCGGCGATGGATGAGGCGGCCCTGGTCGCGCTGCTGAAGGACTCCGAACCGGGCCGCGATGTGGACATCGCCTCGAGGGAGAAGGACGGGTACCTGGTGACGGTGTCCAACGCCCGGTGCACCGTGTGCGGGTCGGTGGCGGAATCGGGATGCTTCCTGGAGTCGGCGAGGCCTCACGGCGACGGGAGGATGACGTGGGGGATTGCCGCTCCGGACGCGGCGGCCATCCGGGGCTTGGTGGCCAGGTTGAGGGAGCGGGGGTGCGAGGTGGAGCTGGTCAGCGTGCGTGAGCGGGGGAGAGAGACGCGGCTGACCGACCGCCAGGAGGAGGCCGTCCGGGTGGCCTGCGATCTCGGCTATTATGACATCCCCCGCCGGACCGACCTGGACGAGCTGGCCGGGAAGCTGGGCATAGGCAAGTCCGCTCTGGACGTGATCCTGCGGAGGGCCGAGGGAAAGCTGGTGCGCTGCCACCTGGCCAAGGAATGAACGGCGAACATGTCCGCCGCAGGGGTTACATTGGCGGAGGTGGTTGCCGCCCCCGGAGCGATGCGACATGCTGGTCAGCGTACCGATATCTGACGACAAGGGGCTGGATAGCGCGTTGAGCGACCATTTCGGGAAGGCCCCGTCATACTTGATTTTCGACACGGCGACGGGGGAGAGCGGGGTGGTTCCCAACCAGAGCGATCACATGGGCGGGACCGGTTCTCCCCCCGAGCACATGGCCAAGCAGGGCGTGTCCGTGGTGGTCTGCAAGGGGCTTGGCCCCAAGGCCCTTACCATGCTGAGATCGATGGACATAAAAGTATTCGTGGGCGCCACCGGCGCGGCCAAGGATGCATTGGCGCAGTGGCGGGCCGGGAGCCTCATAGCGGCCACCGACGAGAACGCCTGCAAAGACCACCACCACTAGAGGATCACCTTGACCGTTCCGGGGCTCCGGGGGAGATTTCCCCCTTCCGCCGGGCCCCCGGGACCAGAACCCCGGTCGCGAAGCCTACCTTCTCACCACTTCCCTCTTGGCATACTCGGTGCCCGCCAGGATCTCCACGGTCTTCGATGATGCCATGAACGAGGAGTTCCTCTTCTCCCTGAAGGTGGCACGCAGGTCGTTGGCGGTGTCGATGTCCGGCCAGGGCGCCGTGACGTAGATGCTCAGGCCTTTCATTCTCTCTGCGGTGTCGG
This genomic window from Methanomassiliicoccus luminyensis B10 contains:
- a CDS encoding NifB/NifX family molybdenum-iron cluster-binding protein encodes the protein MLVSVPISDDKGLDSALSDHFGKAPSYLIFDTATGESGVVPNQSDHMGGTGSPPEHMAKQGVSVVVCKGLGPKALTMLRSMDIKVFVGATGAAKDALAQWRAGSLIAATDENACKDHHH
- a CDS encoding helix-turn-helix domain-containing protein, with the translated sequence MAACRAPSAWTVTMRSAIIVVKIPDNIFCSVPPSSGLSFKVLRCVPRGPSGGYSLVKIGAPPAMDEAALVALLKDSEPGRDVDIASREKDGYLVTVSNARCTVCGSVAESGCFLESARPHGDGRMTWGIAAPDAAAIRGLVARLRERGCEVELVSVRERGRETRLTDRQEEAVRVACDLGYYDIPRRTDLDELAGKLGIGKSALDVILRRAEGKLVRCHLAKE